A stretch of Apis cerana isolate GH-2021 linkage group LG1, AcerK_1.0, whole genome shotgun sequence DNA encodes these proteins:
- the LOC107994728 gene encoding glucose dehydrogenase [FAD, quinone]: MTLISTATLAVKTATLLLGKLAIIPIIIAALAYYNYDLMDPENQPKVTKNLRKEYDFVVVGGGSAGSVVVNRLTENPEWSVLLLEAGGHETEITDVPILSLYLHKSKLDWKYRTQPQDSACQAMVDRRCCWTRGKVLGGSSVLNTMLYIRGNRRDFDQWESFGNPGWGYDDILHYFKKSQDQRNPYLARNTKYHSTGGYLTVQDSPYNTPLGIAFLQAGEEMGYDILDINGEQQTGFALYQYTMRRGTRCSAAKAFIRPIQLRRNFDLSLWSHVTRILIDPRTKRARGVEFIRAGRREVVLARKEVILSAGAINSPQLLMLSGIGPRRHLEELGIPVIHDSPGVGQNLQDHIAVGGIIFLIDYPISIVLNRMVNINSALRYAITEDGPLTANVGLETVGFISTKYANKSDDWPDIEFMLTSSSVNSDGGTHVKNAHGLTDEFYKEVFESINRRDVFSVFPMLLRPRSRGFVKLRSSDPLDYPLMYHNYLTDPYDIDVLREGVKAAIAFGQTSSMKRFGARFHSHPVPNCKHIPLYTDEYWNCAIRQYTMTIYHMSCTAKMGPRTDPMAVVDPELRVYGVNGLRVIDASIMPTITSGNINAPVIMIGEKGADLVKEQWWYGRGGNATVWS, encoded by the exons ATGACGTTAATAAGCACAGCGACCCTGGCCGTCAAAACTGCCACTCTCCTCCTCGGGAAATTGGCCATAATACCGATCATCATAGCGGCCCTAGCTTATTACAATTACGATCTAATGGATCCCGAGAATCAACCGAAGGTGACCAAGAATTTAAGAAAGGAGTACGATTTCGTGGTGGTGGGTGGTGGCTCGGCCGGAAGCGTGGTTGTGAACAGGCTCACCGAGAATCCGGAATGGAGTGTGCTGTTGTTGGAGGCTGGAGGCCACGAAACCGAGATAACGGACGTCCCTATACTGTCCCTATACTTGCACAAGAGCAAACTGGATTGGAAATACAGGACGCAACCGCAGGATTCGGCTTGTCAGGCGATGGTCGATCGACGATGCTGTTGGACCAGAGGGAAG GTTTTGGGAGGTTCGAGTGTGCTGAACACGATGCTTTACATTCGAGGAAATCGACGAGATTTCGACCAATGGGAGAGCTTCGGCAATCCTGGTTGGGGTTACGACGATATActtcattatttcaaaaaatctcaAGACCAAAGAAATCCCTATTTAGCTCGTAACACTAAATATCACAGCACAG GAGGATACCTGACGGTACAAGACTCCCCGTACAACACGCCGTTGGGTATAGCCTTCCTCCAAGCTGGGGAGGAGATGGGCTACGATATACTGGACATAAACGGGGAGCAGCAGACGGGTTTCGCCCTGTACCAGTACACGATGAGGCGGGGGACGAGGTGCAGCGCGGCGAAGGCGTTCATCAGGCCCATCCAGCTTCGACGCAACTTCGACCTCTCGTTGTGGAGCCACGTGACCAGGATCCTGATAGACCCGCGCACGAAACGTGCACGCGGCGTGGAGTTCATCAGGGCGGGGCGGAGGGAGGTGGTGCTCGCGAGGAAGGAAGTGATATTATCGGCAGGCGCGATAAACTCGCCCCAATTGTTGATGCTGTCGGGCATCGGGCCGAGGCGCCACCTCGAGGAGCTCGGGATCCCGGTGATCCACGACTCGCCGGGCGTCGGCCAGAATCTGCAGGATCACATAGCCGTGGGCGGCATCATATTCCTCATAGATTATCCGATCAGCATAGTGCTCAACCGGATGGTGAACATCAACTCGGCCCTCAGATACGCCATCACCGAGGACGGGCCGTTGACGGCCAACGTCGGCCTCGAGACGGTCGGCTTCATCTCGACCAAGTACGCGAACAAGAGCGACGATTGGCCCGACATCGAGTTCATGCTCACCTCCTCCTCGGTCAACTCGGATGGCGGCACCCACGTGAAGAACGCGCACGGGTTGACGGACGAGTTCTACAAAGAGGTGTTCGAGAGCATAAACAGGCGCGACGTGTTCAGCGTGTTCCCCATGCTGCTCAGGCCCAGGTCGCGCGGTTTCGTGAAGCTGAGGTCGAGCGACCCCCTCGACTACCCCCTCATGTATCACAACTACCTCACCGACCCGTACGACATCGACGTGTTGAGGGAGGGGGTGAAGGCCGCCATCGCGTTCGGCCAGACGAGCAGCATGAAGAGGTTCGGCGCGAGGTTCCACAGCCACCCCGTCCCCAACTGCAAGCACATACCGTTGTACACGGACGAGTATTGGAACTGCGCGATACGCCAGTACACCATGACCATTTACCACATGAGCTGCACGGCCAAGATGGGGCCGCGGACCGACCCTATGGCCGTCGTCGATCCCGAGCTCAGGGTGTACGGGGTGAACGGGTTGAGGGTGATCGACGCGTCTATCATGCCCACCATCACCAGCGGAAATATAAACGCGCCTGTGATAATGATAGGCGAGAAGGGGGCGGATTTGGTTAAGGAGCAATGGTGGTACGGACGTGGTGGCAACGCCACCGTCTGGTCGTGA
- the LOC107994733 gene encoding glucose dehydrogenase [FAD, quinone] isoform X3, which produces MQLATRKSARREQRIERHGLCPGRDYDNWARLGNTGWSYEDVLPYFLKSEDNRNPYLARTPYHTTGGYLTVQESPWRSPLSIAFLQAGQELGYANRDVNGAYQTGFMLNQATIRRGSRCSTAKAFLRPVKNRENLHIAMKTHALRVVFNEGKRATGVEVLRHGSHRLIRARREIVLSAGAINTPQLLMLSGIGPKEHLAEFGIPVISDLRVGDHLQDHVGLGGLTFVVDEPVSLKKDRFQTVSVMMQYVLHEKGPMTDSGVEGVAFVNTRYADKSDDYPDIQFHFLPSSINSDGEQIKKILGLRESVYNTMYKPLTGADTWSILPLLLRPKSSGWVRLKSRNPMVYPDINPNYFTRKEDVDVLVDGIRIAMRLANTTAFRRFGSRPHTIRMPGCHRYPFDTYDYWECAIRHFTFTIYHPVGTCKMGPRGDPTAVVDPRLRVYGVKGLRVADGSIMPQIVSGNPNAPIIMIGEKASDMVKEDWMRYAREGNGFVRS; this is translated from the exons ATGCAACTGGCCACGAGGAAAAGTGCTCGGCGGGAGCAGCGTATTGAACGCCATGGTTTATGTCCGGG CCGCGACTACGACAACTGGGCCAGACTGGGCAACACAGGTTGGAGTTACGAGGACGTGCTCCCATACTTCCTCAAGTCCGAGGACAACCGGAACCCGTACCTGGCCAGAACCCCGTACCACACAACGGGCGGTTACCTGACCGTCCAGGAATCCCCGTGGCGTAGCCCGTTATCGATCGCGTTCCTGCAGGCCGGCCAAGAGCTCGGCTACGCGAATCGGGACGTGAACGGAGCGTACCAGACGGGTTTCATGTTGAACCAGGCGACGATCCGCCGGGGCAGCCGTTGTTCCACGGCCAAGGCGTTCCTCAGGCCGGTCAAGAACAGGGAGAACCTTCACATAGCCATGAAAACGCACGCGTTGAGGGTGGTGTTCAACGAGGGGAAAAGGGCGACGGGCGTCGAGGTGCTGAGACACGGCAGCCACCGGTTGATACGAGCTAGGCGCGAGATCGTTCTCTCCGCGGGTGCGATCAACACCCCGCAACTGTTGATGCTGTCCGGCATAGGGCCCAAGGAGCACCTGGCCGAGTTCGGCATCCCCGTGATATCCGACCTCAGGGTCGGCGACCACCTTCAGGACCACGTGGGTCTGGGCGGGCTCACGTTCGTCGTGGACGAGCCGGTCAGCCTGAAGAAGGATCGTTTCCAGACGGTATCCGTGATGATGCAATACGTTCTGCACGAGAAGGGGCCGATGACCGACTCGGGAGTAGAGGGCGTCGCGTTCGTCAACACGAGGTACGCGGACAAGTCGGACGACTATCCGGACATCCAGTTCCATTTCCTTCCGAGCTCGATCAACTCGGACGGGGAGCAGATCAAGAAGATTCTCGGGCTGAGGGAGAGCGTGTACAACACGATGTACAAGCCGTTGACCGGGGCAGATACGTGGTCGATCCTCCCGCTCCTCCTCAGGCCGAAGAGCTCGGGTTGGGTACGATTGAAGAGCAGGAACCCGATGGTTTATCCGGACATAAATCCCAATTACTTCACGCGGAAGGAGGACGTGGACGTGCTGGTGGATGGCATACGGATAGCGATGAGATTGGCGAACACGACCGCTTTCAGGAGGTTCGGCTCGAGGCCGCACACGATCCGTATGCCCGGCTGCCACAGGTATCCGTTCGACACGTACGATTATTGGGAGTGCGCGATCAGGCATTTCACGTTCACCATCTATCATCCTGTGGGCACGTGCAAGATGGGGCCGAGGGGCGATCCCACGGCTGTCGTCGATCCAAGGCTCAGGGTGTACGGGGTGAAGGGGTTGAGGGTGGCGGACGGATCCATCATGCCGCAGATCGTGAGCGGGAATCCGAACGCGCCGATAATTATGATCGGCGAGAAGGCGAGCGATATGGTGAAGGAGGATTGGATGCGCTACGCGAGGGAGGGGAATGGATTCGTGAGAAGTTGA
- the LOC107994733 gene encoding glucose dehydrogenase [FAD, quinone] isoform X2, which produces MYDFIVVGGGSAGAVIASRLSEVSNWTVLLLEAGGDETEISDVPLLAGYIQLSDMDWKYQTSPPTSSAYCLAMIGDRCNWPRGKVLGGSSVLNAMVYVRGNRRDYDNWARLGNTGWSYEDVLPYFLKSEDNRNPYLARTPYHTTGGYLTVQESPWRSPLSIAFLQAGQELGYANRDVNGAYQTGFMLNQATIRRGSRCSTAKAFLRPVKNRENLHIAMKTHALRVVFNEGKRATGVEVLRHGSHRLIRARREIVLSAGAINTPQLLMLSGIGPKEHLAEFGIPVISDLRVGDHLQDHVGLGGLTFVVDEPVSLKKDRFQTVSVMMQYVLHEKGPMTDSGVEGVAFVNTRYADKSDDYPDIQFHFLPSSINSDGEQIKKILGLRESVYNTMYKPLTGADTWSILPLLLRPKSSGWVRLKSRNPMVYPDINPNYFTRKEDVDVLVDGIRIAMRLANTTAFRRFGSRPHTIRMPGCHRYPFDTYDYWECAIRHFTFTIYHPVGTCKMGPRGDPTAVVDPRLRVYGVKGLRVADGSIMPQIVSGNPNAPIIMIGEKASDMVKEDWMRYAREGNGFVRS; this is translated from the exons ATGTACGATTTTATAGTGGTCGGCGGAGGAAGCGCCGGTGCGGTGATCGCATCGAGATTGTCAGAGGTATCCAATTGGACAGTGTTGCTGTTGGAGGCAGGTGGCGACGAGACTGAAATTTCCGATGTCCCTTTACTGGCTGGTTATATCCAGCTATCAGACATGGACTGGAAATATCAAACTTCACCGCCCACCTCATCGGCCTATTGCCTCGCAATGATCGGCGACAGATGCAACTGGCCACGAGGAAAAGTGCTCGGCGGGAGCAGCGTATTGAACGCCATGGTTTATGTCCGGGGTAATCG CCGCGACTACGACAACTGGGCCAGACTGGGCAACACAGGTTGGAGTTACGAGGACGTGCTCCCATACTTCCTCAAGTCCGAGGACAACCGGAACCCGTACCTGGCCAGAACCCCGTACCACACAACGGGCGGTTACCTGACCGTCCAGGAATCCCCGTGGCGTAGCCCGTTATCGATCGCGTTCCTGCAGGCCGGCCAAGAGCTCGGCTACGCGAATCGGGACGTGAACGGAGCGTACCAGACGGGTTTCATGTTGAACCAGGCGACGATCCGCCGGGGCAGCCGTTGTTCCACGGCCAAGGCGTTCCTCAGGCCGGTCAAGAACAGGGAGAACCTTCACATAGCCATGAAAACGCACGCGTTGAGGGTGGTGTTCAACGAGGGGAAAAGGGCGACGGGCGTCGAGGTGCTGAGACACGGCAGCCACCGGTTGATACGAGCTAGGCGCGAGATCGTTCTCTCCGCGGGTGCGATCAACACCCCGCAACTGTTGATGCTGTCCGGCATAGGGCCCAAGGAGCACCTGGCCGAGTTCGGCATCCCCGTGATATCCGACCTCAGGGTCGGCGACCACCTTCAGGACCACGTGGGTCTGGGCGGGCTCACGTTCGTCGTGGACGAGCCGGTCAGCCTGAAGAAGGATCGTTTCCAGACGGTATCCGTGATGATGCAATACGTTCTGCACGAGAAGGGGCCGATGACCGACTCGGGAGTAGAGGGCGTCGCGTTCGTCAACACGAGGTACGCGGACAAGTCGGACGACTATCCGGACATCCAGTTCCATTTCCTTCCGAGCTCGATCAACTCGGACGGGGAGCAGATCAAGAAGATTCTCGGGCTGAGGGAGAGCGTGTACAACACGATGTACAAGCCGTTGACCGGGGCAGATACGTGGTCGATCCTCCCGCTCCTCCTCAGGCCGAAGAGCTCGGGTTGGGTACGATTGAAGAGCAGGAACCCGATGGTTTATCCGGACATAAATCCCAATTACTTCACGCGGAAGGAGGACGTGGACGTGCTGGTGGATGGCATACGGATAGCGATGAGATTGGCGAACACGACCGCTTTCAGGAGGTTCGGCTCGAGGCCGCACACGATCCGTATGCCCGGCTGCCACAGGTATCCGTTCGACACGTACGATTATTGGGAGTGCGCGATCAGGCATTTCACGTTCACCATCTATCATCCTGTGGGCACGTGCAAGATGGGGCCGAGGGGCGATCCCACGGCTGTCGTCGATCCAAGGCTCAGGGTGTACGGGGTGAAGGGGTTGAGGGTGGCGGACGGATCCATCATGCCGCAGATCGTGAGCGGGAATCCGAACGCGCCGATAATTATGATCGGCGAGAAGGCGAGCGATATGGTGAAGGAGGATTGGATGCGCTACGCGAGGGAGGGGAATGGATTCGTGAGAAGTTGA
- the LOC107994733 gene encoding glucose dehydrogenase [FAD, quinone] isoform X1 has translation MAIGLTTLFSATSILGFTLIPLVAIGLTIYKYNQEDPESHPFDREQLLRMYDFIVVGGGSAGAVIASRLSEVSNWTVLLLEAGGDETEISDVPLLAGYIQLSDMDWKYQTSPPTSSAYCLAMIGDRCNWPRGKVLGGSSVLNAMVYVRGNRRDYDNWARLGNTGWSYEDVLPYFLKSEDNRNPYLARTPYHTTGGYLTVQESPWRSPLSIAFLQAGQELGYANRDVNGAYQTGFMLNQATIRRGSRCSTAKAFLRPVKNRENLHIAMKTHALRVVFNEGKRATGVEVLRHGSHRLIRARREIVLSAGAINTPQLLMLSGIGPKEHLAEFGIPVISDLRVGDHLQDHVGLGGLTFVVDEPVSLKKDRFQTVSVMMQYVLHEKGPMTDSGVEGVAFVNTRYADKSDDYPDIQFHFLPSSINSDGEQIKKILGLRESVYNTMYKPLTGADTWSILPLLLRPKSSGWVRLKSRNPMVYPDINPNYFTRKEDVDVLVDGIRIAMRLANTTAFRRFGSRPHTIRMPGCHRYPFDTYDYWECAIRHFTFTIYHPVGTCKMGPRGDPTAVVDPRLRVYGVKGLRVADGSIMPQIVSGNPNAPIIMIGEKASDMVKEDWMRYAREGNGFVRS, from the exons atggcaataGGATTAACTACTTTATTCAGTGCTACATCGATTCTCGGATTTACTTTGATTCCCCTTGTAGCTATCGGTTTGACCATATACAAATACAATCAAGAGGATCCAGAATCTCATCCTTTCGATAGAGAACAG CTTCTACGAATGTACGATTTTATAGTGGTCGGCGGAGGAAGCGCCGGTGCGGTGATCGCATCGAGATTGTCAGAGGTATCCAATTGGACAGTGTTGCTGTTGGAGGCAGGTGGCGACGAGACTGAAATTTCCGATGTCCCTTTACTGGCTGGTTATATCCAGCTATCAGACATGGACTGGAAATATCAAACTTCACCGCCCACCTCATCGGCCTATTGCCTCGCAATGATCGGCGACAGATGCAACTGGCCACGAGGAAAAGTGCTCGGCGGGAGCAGCGTATTGAACGCCATGGTTTATGTCCGGGGTAATCG CCGCGACTACGACAACTGGGCCAGACTGGGCAACACAGGTTGGAGTTACGAGGACGTGCTCCCATACTTCCTCAAGTCCGAGGACAACCGGAACCCGTACCTGGCCAGAACCCCGTACCACACAACGGGCGGTTACCTGACCGTCCAGGAATCCCCGTGGCGTAGCCCGTTATCGATCGCGTTCCTGCAGGCCGGCCAAGAGCTCGGCTACGCGAATCGGGACGTGAACGGAGCGTACCAGACGGGTTTCATGTTGAACCAGGCGACGATCCGCCGGGGCAGCCGTTGTTCCACGGCCAAGGCGTTCCTCAGGCCGGTCAAGAACAGGGAGAACCTTCACATAGCCATGAAAACGCACGCGTTGAGGGTGGTGTTCAACGAGGGGAAAAGGGCGACGGGCGTCGAGGTGCTGAGACACGGCAGCCACCGGTTGATACGAGCTAGGCGCGAGATCGTTCTCTCCGCGGGTGCGATCAACACCCCGCAACTGTTGATGCTGTCCGGCATAGGGCCCAAGGAGCACCTGGCCGAGTTCGGCATCCCCGTGATATCCGACCTCAGGGTCGGCGACCACCTTCAGGACCACGTGGGTCTGGGCGGGCTCACGTTCGTCGTGGACGAGCCGGTCAGCCTGAAGAAGGATCGTTTCCAGACGGTATCCGTGATGATGCAATACGTTCTGCACGAGAAGGGGCCGATGACCGACTCGGGAGTAGAGGGCGTCGCGTTCGTCAACACGAGGTACGCGGACAAGTCGGACGACTATCCGGACATCCAGTTCCATTTCCTTCCGAGCTCGATCAACTCGGACGGGGAGCAGATCAAGAAGATTCTCGGGCTGAGGGAGAGCGTGTACAACACGATGTACAAGCCGTTGACCGGGGCAGATACGTGGTCGATCCTCCCGCTCCTCCTCAGGCCGAAGAGCTCGGGTTGGGTACGATTGAAGAGCAGGAACCCGATGGTTTATCCGGACATAAATCCCAATTACTTCACGCGGAAGGAGGACGTGGACGTGCTGGTGGATGGCATACGGATAGCGATGAGATTGGCGAACACGACCGCTTTCAGGAGGTTCGGCTCGAGGCCGCACACGATCCGTATGCCCGGCTGCCACAGGTATCCGTTCGACACGTACGATTATTGGGAGTGCGCGATCAGGCATTTCACGTTCACCATCTATCATCCTGTGGGCACGTGCAAGATGGGGCCGAGGGGCGATCCCACGGCTGTCGTCGATCCAAGGCTCAGGGTGTACGGGGTGAAGGGGTTGAGGGTGGCGGACGGATCCATCATGCCGCAGATCGTGAGCGGGAATCCGAACGCGCCGATAATTATGATCGGCGAGAAGGCGAGCGATATGGTGAAGGAGGATTGGATGCGCTACGCGAGGGAGGGGAATGGATTCGTGAGAAGTTGA